In a genomic window of Zingiber officinale cultivar Zhangliang chromosome 9B, Zo_v1.1, whole genome shotgun sequence:
- the LOC122023537 gene encoding uncharacterized protein LOC122023537 yields MGSEGGGFFHLFDWNRKSRKKLFYNGDACSEKTTKGNKCDYNKSEPQLHQVDQNESDGQASTEVGSNYYGNLVTDQEEGGFKAPGVVAKLMGLDSMPASSNSKPDSPLLDDSSSFWGNNSQKRDAEYYSNDSVYHVITRNNIYSGKIETKLQRMPSSPIEKFQIEMLPPRGAKTISITHHKLLSPVRNSGLIAPRNASYIIEAAAKILEPEFHSTTMGGLHSFRMPLKSLKDSESKGIIETRRNISKQIESSVGISKTGDPASLRGRTLKSSKSLKDDTGAQLNGSSNESQYSGAKVNQNSGSLPIKAKVNSQRKEGASLKSSTTLGKDNEGCSSNKPANSLLDDQNNNQDRRAPSVNGYSVLKRSNQKDKYPSGKGKLTLQPSVTEQQGTKNVIGHVSSEKRKIGSEFPVSNKVGYKKGIGTYYSEKEAVPSGCKNFSQHNSLVETKSSSQTSFSNGIAQVPPGKSWTLVQHNFVLDEHLKCRYDNVQKSTDVVSFTFTSQISKPKGSSLSFSSKVENQVKKNEYSDKKCQDVVYSDNQILPHSKQNVIEQDCLGILLERKLQDLTTGAQSPYFNLLKRGSVSACIPIVDDSASAFNEYSSERKKKASFSSVSLKSVSLASEMEEGNMSFRLQEMSRAGSHSKVDEIGHQDLSPLSWNSMLSCSSVHGNKISSTFCADLSNSVSQFSENRDGELVSEIRNGGHTNSSTHELEYVKEIIINTGFTFEDLIPCPLDHSFEILDPILFHKLEETRISTPNEAEEKRLRMRRKILFDSVNECLDRKCSQYFRSGFQSWVKGVAVAAKSLGDELYKEISDWSSIGDWMVDELVNRDMSTHLGGWVHYEIEAFEAGIEIESELFNSLVDDVAAGLL; encoded by the exons ATGGGCTCAGAGGGTGGAGGTTTCTTTCATTTGTTTGATTGGAACAGGAAATCACGCAAGAAATTGTTCTACAACGGAGACGCTTGTTCTG AAAAAACAACCAAGGGCAATAAGTGTGATTATAATAAGTCAGAGCCACAACTCCACCAG GTTGATCAAAATGAATCGGATGGGCAAGCAAGCACCGAGGTTGGCAGTAACTATTATGGTAATTTGGTAACTGATCAAGAGGAAGGTGGATTTAAAGCTCCAGGAGTTGTAGCCAAGCTTATGGGTTTGGACTCTATGCCAGCCTCTAGCAATTCTAAGCCTGATTCTCCACTCTTAGATGACTCAAGCTCTTTTTGGGGTAACAATAGTCAGAAGAGAGATGCTGAATATTACTCCAATGATAGTGTATATCATGTGATTACAAGAAACAATATCTATTCTGGAAAAATAGAAACAAAGTTACAGAGGATGCCGAGCAGCCCAATTGAGAAATTTCAAATAGAAATGTTGCCTCCTAGAGGAGCTAAAACTATATCAATTACCCACCACAAATTACTTTCTCCTGTTAGAAATTCTGGTCTCATCGCTCCTAGAAATGCATCTTATATAATTGAAGCTGCAGCAAAGATTCTTGAACCAGAATTTCACAGTACTACCATGGGTGGACTTCATTCTTTCAGGATGCCTCTGAAATCACTAAAGGATAGTGAATCCAAAGGGATCATAGAAACACGTAGGAATATATCAAAACAGATAGAATCATCTGTTGGAATTTCAAAGACTGGTGATCCTGCATCTCTCAGAGGACGGACCTTAAAGAGTTCAAAGAGCCTGAAAGATGATACAGGTGCTCAATTGAATGGAAGTTCAAATGAGTCCCAGTATTCAGGTGCTAAAGTAAATCAGAACTCAGGTTCGCTTCCAATTAAAGCAAAGGTAAACTCACAGAGGAAGGAGGGAGCAAGCTTGAAGAGCAGCACAACATTAGGCAAAGATAATGAGGGGTGCAGCTCAAACAAGCCAGCTAATAGTCTGTTGGATGACCAAAACAACAACCAGGATAGGAGAGCTCCTTCTGTTAATGGTTACAGTGTGCTGAAGAGAAGTAATCAGAAGGACAAGTATCCGTCTGGTAAAGGCAAGTTAACTTTGCAGCCATCAGTTACAGAGCAGCAAGGGACCAAAAACGTTATTGGACATGTGTCATCTGAGAAGAGAAAGATTGGAAGTGAGTTTCCAGTGAGTAATAAAGTGGGTTACAAGAAAGGAATAGGAACTTATTACTCCGAGAAAGAGGCAGTGCCGTCAGGTTGCAAAAACTTCTCACAGCATAATAGTTTGGTAGAGACAAAGTCATCTTCCCAAACAAGTTTTTCTAATGGGATCGCTCAGGTGCCCCCAGGTAAATCTTGGACCCTGGTACAGCATAATTTTGTATTGGATGAACATTTGAAATGCAGGTATGATAATGTGCAAAAGAGCACAGATGTTGTTTCATTTACATTCACCTCACAAATTAGTAAGCCAAAGGGCTCATCACTGTCCTTCAGCAGCAAGGTGGAAAACCAGGTCAAAAAGAATGAATATTCTGATAAGAAATGTCAAGATGTTGTATATTCAGACAACCAAATCTTACCCCACTCAAAACAGAATGTTATAGAACAGGACTGTCTAGGCATTCTTTTAGAAAGAAAGTTGCAAGATTTAACTACAGGTGCTCAATCACCTTATTTTAATTTACTTAAACGAGGTAGTGTTTCAGCATGCATACCCATTGTGGATGATTCGGCTTCTGCTTTTAATGAATATAGTTCTGAGCGCAAAAAGAAAGCCTCATTTTCATCTGTTAGTTTGAAATCAGTTTCATTAGCTAGCGAAATGGAAGAAGGCAACATGAGCTTTAGGCTACAG GAAATGAGTAGAGCAGGATCTCACAGCAAGGTGGACGAAATTGGTCACCAAGATCTGAGCCCTTTATCCTGGAACTCTATGCTGAGCTGCAGCAGTGTTCATG GAAACAAAATAAGTTCCACTTTTTGTGCTGATTTATCAAATTCAGTTTCCCAATTTTCTGAAAATAGAGATGGAGAATTAGTATCTGAAATCCGCAACGGTGGTCATACTAATTCATCCACTCATGAACTAGAATATGTGAAAGAGATAATTATTAACACCGGCTTTACATTTGAGGATCTGATACCATGCCCACTTGACCATTCTTTCGAGATACTTGATCCAATTCTTTTTCACAAGCTGGAAGAGACTAGAATCTCAACACCAAATGAAGCGGAGGAGAAAAGGCTGAGGATGAGGCGGAAGATATTATTCGACTCTGTGAACGAATGCTTGGACAGGAAATGCAGTCAGTATTTCCGGTCAGGATTCCAATCATGGGTGAAAGGGGTAGCTGTTGCTGCAAAAAGTTTGGGAGATGAACTCTACAAGGAGATCTCAGATTGGAGTAGCATTGGAGACTGGATGGTGGATGAACTTGTGAATCGAGACATGAGTACGCATTTAGGTGGTTGGGTTCACTATGAAATTGAAGCATTCGAAGCAGGAATAGAGATTGAGTCAGAGCTTTTCAATTCCTTGGTCGATGATGTTGCTGCCGGATTGTTATGA